A genome region from Micromonospora peucetia includes the following:
- a CDS encoding LppU/SCO3897 family protein, whose protein sequence is MVIGLVVVLLLCPCLGLAGWAFWQAGEDDDPIASPTQSAPVDPTGRPSSRPSEEPSAAPTSAKPSPTKPSPSRREFAKGDCVVNDGTAADAELRKVPCGPNTYEVLLRIPASTDGDRCKTRAPQSTANYVHDNSLDFLDYVLCLKKR, encoded by the coding sequence CTGGTCATCGGCCTGGTGGTGGTGCTCCTGCTCTGCCCGTGCCTCGGCTTGGCCGGCTGGGCGTTCTGGCAGGCCGGCGAGGACGACGACCCGATCGCGTCTCCGACGCAGAGCGCGCCCGTCGACCCGACGGGCCGGCCGTCGAGCAGGCCGTCGGAGGAGCCCAGCGCGGCACCGACCTCCGCCAAGCCAAGCCCCACCAAGCCGAGCCCCAGCAGGAGGGAGTTCGCCAAGGGCGACTGCGTCGTCAACGACGGCACGGCCGCCGACGCCGAGCTGCGGAAGGTGCCCTGCGGCCCCAACACGTACGAGGTGCTGCTGCGGATTCCCGCCTCGACCGACGGCGACCGGTGCAAGACCCGGGCCCCGCAGTCGACCGCGAACTACGTGCACGACAACTCGCTGGACTTCCTCGACTACGTGCTCTGCCTGAAGAAGCGCTGA
- a CDS encoding DoxX family protein, translated as MKPVRSLARAMLSGIFVVSGFQNFQNPGRLVPAAKPVTDRVTPLLEKTHPRIPTDTETLIRVNGAVQVGAGLMLATGRFARPAALVLAGTLVPTTLAGHPFWNNDDPATRKNNQIHFLKNLGLLGGLLLAAADTGGRPGLRWRTGHRIGHSRRSVQRAVRTARREARIAVRSAATARRLPG; from the coding sequence ATGAAACCCGTGCGTTCCCTCGCCCGCGCCATGTTGAGCGGCATCTTCGTGGTCAGCGGGTTCCAGAACTTCCAGAACCCCGGGCGGCTGGTCCCCGCCGCGAAGCCCGTGACGGACCGGGTGACCCCGCTGCTGGAGAAGACCCACCCCCGCATCCCCACGGACACCGAGACGCTGATCCGGGTCAACGGGGCGGTGCAGGTCGGGGCCGGGCTGATGCTCGCCACCGGCCGGTTCGCCCGGCCGGCGGCGCTGGTCCTCGCCGGCACGCTGGTCCCGACGACCCTCGCCGGTCATCCCTTCTGGAACAACGACGATCCGGCGACGCGGAAGAACAACCAGATCCACTTCCTGAAGAACCTCGGCCTCCTCGGCGGGCTGCTGCTCGCCGCCGCCGACACCGGCGGCAGGCCGGGGCTGCGGTGGCGGACCGGTCACCGGATCGGACACTCCCGACGTTCCGTACAGCGAGCCGTCCGTACTGCCCGCAGAGAGGCCCGGATCGCCGTACGATCGGCAGCGACGGCCCGCCGACTGCCCGGCTGA
- a CDS encoding GNAT family N-acetyltransferase, which translates to MPRVTTLRLRPEDPADTGAVRRVLAAAFARPDVSTPPEVGLVEELRDSDAWLPMLAMVAEYGGEVVGYALLTRVRVKSDDHTAPALALGPVAVAPHRRRIGLGAAVVQAAIEAATELGERLVVVLGDPVYYHRFGFGRADRMGLTSPWSGLGDPWQALVLPPATSGEGPPPRGEVLFPPPWSKV; encoded by the coding sequence GTGCCCCGCGTGACGACGCTGCGGCTGCGACCCGAGGACCCGGCCGACACCGGCGCGGTCCGGCGGGTGCTGGCCGCCGCGTTCGCCCGACCGGACGTGTCCACGCCGCCCGAGGTGGGGCTGGTCGAGGAGTTGCGCGACAGCGACGCCTGGCTGCCGATGCTGGCGATGGTCGCCGAGTACGGCGGCGAGGTCGTCGGCTACGCCCTGCTCACCCGGGTCCGGGTGAAGTCCGACGACCACACCGCGCCGGCGCTGGCGCTCGGCCCGGTGGCGGTGGCGCCGCACCGGCGGCGGATCGGGCTCGGCGCGGCGGTCGTGCAGGCCGCCATCGAGGCGGCCACCGAGCTGGGCGAGCGGCTGGTGGTGGTGCTCGGCGACCCGGTCTACTACCACCGGTTCGGCTTCGGCCGGGCCGACCGGATGGGCCTGACCAGCCCCTGGTCGGGCCTCGGCGACCCCTGGCAGGCGCTGGTGCTGCCGCCGGCCACGAGCGGCGAAGGTCCGCCGCCACGCGGCGAGGTGCTCTTCCCGCCGCCCTGGTCCAAGGTCTGA
- a CDS encoding glycosyltransferase 87 family protein: MPATVGRRVDRLAPVRRVTRGIDRKTVVRAGIVAAVAYAAWLAIGAFGRPYNFFDMKIYHGAVAWWASGHELYEFIAPGTTLGFTYPPFGGLVMLPMAYLPVELAGMVNALASIAALAVVLAGLLRPIVDRLGWPLWFTVGIATPLAVAIEPARESLGYGQVNLLLFALIMADLIGLRWRSRRGTHIAPSDGPLLRFVYSGAWAGVGIGLATAVKLTPALFIAYLVITRQWRAAATAIGTVIAVTVGSFGIVGTESRAYFGGVLWQTERVGAADMTPNQSLAGLLARLYDSIETPGLLWLAFSVLMLAVGLSRAVNARADGDELTAFTLVGLTANVISPISWTHHLIWVIPAIIVLADAAVRRRDASRGLVQRAGQGTYGGPPGVTGLRPPIWYPTLTGLRHGAAAIGLYLLFLISPIWPYEHQLPEVSHYQDGLFGALMENSLALALILLVAALPWRPGAEPAFYAERFGRQAAPSVRR, from the coding sequence ATGCCGGCGACCGTCGGAAGACGGGTGGACCGCCTCGCCCCAGTCCGTCGCGTAACGCGTGGGATCGATCGTAAGACAGTCGTACGGGCTGGCATCGTGGCCGCCGTCGCCTATGCCGCATGGCTCGCCATCGGCGCTTTCGGGCGGCCGTACAACTTCTTCGACATGAAGATCTACCACGGCGCGGTGGCATGGTGGGCGAGCGGTCACGAGCTCTACGAGTTCATCGCACCCGGCACCACCCTGGGTTTCACCTACCCACCGTTCGGCGGCCTGGTGATGCTGCCGATGGCGTACCTGCCGGTCGAGTTGGCCGGGATGGTCAACGCGCTCGCCAGTATCGCCGCCCTGGCCGTCGTGCTGGCCGGGCTGCTCCGCCCGATCGTCGACCGGCTCGGCTGGCCGCTCTGGTTCACCGTGGGCATCGCGACGCCGCTGGCGGTCGCCATCGAACCGGCCCGGGAATCCCTCGGCTACGGCCAGGTGAACCTGCTCCTCTTCGCACTGATCATGGCCGACCTGATCGGCCTGCGCTGGCGGTCCCGCCGGGGCACCCACATCGCCCCGTCCGACGGTCCGCTGCTGCGGTTCGTCTACAGCGGCGCCTGGGCCGGCGTGGGCATCGGCCTGGCCACCGCGGTCAAGCTGACCCCGGCGCTGTTCATCGCGTACCTGGTGATCACGCGGCAGTGGCGTGCCGCGGCCACCGCGATCGGCACGGTGATCGCCGTGACCGTCGGTTCCTTCGGGATCGTCGGCACCGAGTCCCGGGCCTACTTCGGCGGCGTGCTCTGGCAGACCGAACGGGTCGGGGCCGCCGACATGACGCCCAACCAGTCGCTGGCCGGGCTGCTGGCCCGGCTGTACGACTCGATCGAGACGCCCGGCCTGCTCTGGCTGGCGTTCTCGGTGCTGATGCTGGCGGTCGGCCTCTCCCGAGCCGTCAACGCCCGCGCCGACGGCGACGAGCTGACCGCGTTCACCCTGGTCGGCCTCACCGCCAACGTGATCAGCCCGATCTCCTGGACGCACCACCTGATCTGGGTGATCCCGGCGATCATCGTGCTGGCCGACGCCGCCGTACGCCGCCGGGACGCCAGCCGCGGGTTGGTCCAGCGGGCCGGTCAGGGCACGTACGGCGGGCCGCCGGGGGTGACCGGGCTGCGCCCGCCGATCTGGTACCCGACGCTGACCGGGCTCCGGCACGGCGCTGCCGCGATCGGGCTCTACCTGCTCTTCCTGATCTCCCCGATCTGGCCGTACGAGCACCAACTCCCCGAGGTGTCGCACTACCAGGACGGCCTCTTCGGCGCCCTCATGGAGAACTCGCTGGCGCTGGCCCTGATCCTGCTGGTCGCCGCGCTGCCGTGGCGCCCCGGCGCCGAGCCGGCCTTCTACGCCGAACGGTTCGGCCGCCAGGCCGCGCCGAGCGTCCGCCGCTGA
- a CDS encoding ATP-binding protein: MDPVRNPYAPGAGQRPPELAGRGRELDVFDVVLERIARGRPERSLMLTGLRGVGKTVLLNTLRSQAINHLWGSGKIEARPDQSLRRPIGAALHMAVRELAPRHRAPDRIDAFLGVLRAFAQRTAPTGRGNAAPKLRDRWQPGIDVPAATGRADSGDIEIDLVELLTDAAAVAADVGTGIAIFIDEMQDLGPEDVSALCAACHELSQLGAPLIVVGAGLPHLPAVLSAAKSYSERLFRYQRIDRLDRIAADQALCAPAEREEVEYEPKALDLLYEKSGGYPYFVQAYGKATWDHAPRSPITTADVRVAAPEAEAELAVGFFGSRFERATPAEREYMRAMATLSLVEGEIDGGGRDDMDAAVPTAEIARALERKPASLSPARDALIKKGLIYSGERGTVAFTVPHFGRYLRTQPA; this comes from the coding sequence GTGGATCCGGTCCGCAACCCGTACGCCCCGGGCGCCGGCCAGCGTCCCCCCGAGCTCGCCGGACGGGGGCGTGAGCTGGACGTCTTCGACGTCGTGCTGGAGCGCATCGCCCGAGGCCGGCCGGAACGCAGCCTGATGCTCACCGGGTTGCGCGGGGTCGGCAAGACGGTGCTGCTCAACACCCTCCGTTCCCAGGCGATCAACCACCTCTGGGGCAGCGGCAAGATCGAGGCCCGGCCGGACCAGTCACTGCGCCGCCCGATCGGCGCCGCGCTGCACATGGCTGTCCGGGAGCTCGCGCCCCGGCACCGCGCACCCGACCGGATCGACGCCTTCCTCGGCGTGCTCAGGGCGTTCGCCCAGCGGACCGCGCCGACCGGCCGCGGCAACGCCGCCCCGAAGCTGCGCGACCGGTGGCAGCCCGGCATCGACGTGCCCGCCGCGACGGGCCGAGCCGACTCCGGCGACATCGAGATCGACCTGGTCGAGCTGCTCACCGACGCCGCGGCGGTGGCCGCCGACGTCGGCACCGGCATCGCGATCTTCATCGACGAGATGCAGGACCTCGGTCCGGAGGATGTCTCCGCGCTCTGTGCCGCCTGCCACGAGCTGTCCCAGCTCGGCGCGCCGCTGATCGTGGTCGGCGCCGGGCTGCCGCACCTGCCGGCCGTACTCAGCGCGGCCAAGTCGTACTCCGAACGGCTCTTCCGCTACCAACGCATCGACCGGCTCGACCGGATCGCCGCCGACCAGGCGCTCTGCGCGCCGGCCGAGCGCGAGGAGGTGGAGTACGAGCCGAAGGCGCTGGACCTGCTCTACGAGAAGTCCGGCGGCTACCCCTACTTCGTCCAGGCGTACGGGAAGGCGACCTGGGACCACGCGCCCCGCTCGCCGATCACCACCGCCGACGTACGGGTCGCCGCGCCCGAGGCCGAGGCCGAGCTGGCGGTCGGCTTCTTCGGCTCCCGCTTCGAACGGGCCACCCCGGCGGAACGCGAGTACATGCGGGCCATGGCCACGTTGTCCCTGGTGGAGGGCGAGATCGACGGCGGTGGTCGGGACGACATGGACGCCGCCGTACCGACCGCGGAGATCGCCCGTGCCCTGGAACGCAAGCCGGCCAGCCTCTCCCCGGCCCGGGACGCGCTGATCAAGAAGGGCCTGATCTACTCCGGTGAGCGCGGCACGGTCGCCTTCACCGTCCCGCACTTCGGCCGCTACCTGCGTACCCAACCGGCCTGA